The following nucleotide sequence is from Nitrospira sp..
CAGACCTTGGGCGAAATGATGGCGGTGATACGCCCGCCGTCCAACGGGGACAGCGGTATCAGGTTGAACAGATTGATCATGAACCCGGCGTAGGCCAAGGCCAGCAACAGCGGACTGTCGGTGTATTCGGCGGCATAATAACAGGCGACAGCGGCGACCGTGCCGGCCACCGGCCCGGCGATGCCGACATAGGCCTCGGTTTCCACATCCATCGGTTGCTCCTTGAGCTGAATCCAGGCGCCGACGAAGGGAATGAAGGTCGGGGCCCCGACGTCCAGATTGCGCTGCTTGGCGGCGGCGTAATGTCCCAGTTCGTGGAACAGGATCAGCAGCACGAAGCCCACCGCGTACCACCAGCCGAACACAAAGCTGTAGGCCACCATCGACAGGAGCATCGTCCCGCCGGTGAGCGCCACCTTCCCCAGCTTGAGCCCCGAGAGGAGCAGCAGGAGGACCTTCACGACGGAAGCCCTCCGTCACCCCGCATCGACTCCACCTGCGGCTTTTTCTTGAAGTACTTCGCCGCCAGGCCCCCCAGCGCGATCACCAACAGCATCAGGAATTTCTTGCCCACCATCAGCAGGGGCACCACGAACGCCCATAACTTCGCCAACAGCCCCGACTTGATCGCCGCCCCTGCAATGAGCGCCGACAACCCGACGGCCGCCACCTTGTCGGTCGTGCTGTTGAAATCGCGGTACCGTTTCCCCTCGACGAACTCCACATTCCCGAGCAGCTGTCCCACATGCGGCTTCAAGGTCGGCAGGGCTTCCAAGGGCCCCACCATGTTCATGCTGAGGTAGCCATGCCGTCCGAGAGCCAAAGTGTTGTAGTTGACCCCCACCGTCTCCTGCTCCTGCGCTGAGATGGCCCACACCACCTTGTGCGCCGCCCTGTCGTAATGCGGCTTTTCCTCCCACCCACGGATGATCAAGGGCGGTACTCCCTGTGCGTGCCTGGCCTTATTGTCTTCCTCCGTGCCTTCCTTGATCGCAGCCATGAGGGCATCGGCGTCCCATTCGGCGGCCTCGTCGTCCTTGACGTAGCCGGCATCGACATAACGTGCGACCAAGAACCAGCCTTCGCCTTCCTTCGTGGAGGTGATCAGCGCCAACTCCTGACCGGACGGAAAGTTGCCCATTCGCTTGAGCAACTGTTGCGTCGCCTCCGGCCCCAGAAACCGATAGCCGGAAGGCAACTTCAAGATGGCCTGGTCACCCAGCGGCACGTCCGTCGGCCCCACCTGCCAGTCTAGAGCCGGACGAGCAGCCTCCTGAGCCCTAGCCGGCACTAGCACGCTGTACAGGCCGAGGGCCAGGACGACCATACCGACCATGAGCCTCAACGCCCACCCCATAACACCGACCTCCTCCCCCTGTATCTACCGATTTCCATGCAGAACCTCATGAGCCTGTCCTGTCATCATACAGGTTTTCGGACGCTTGCAGGGTCCTGCCAGCCGTTCCCGGTCAATAGACGATGGTCGTGACCGACCGCGGACTTTCTTGATCGGCAGTCACCTGTACGCCCACGCGGCCGATGACGCGGCCGTCTTCGGTTTCTACATCGATCCGCCACTCTCCCGGATCGAGCCCCTGTTTGAAGGTGTAGGCTCGATACCCTCCCTCTCGCCCCCCGACAATCTTCAAGGCGATGCGATCGGCGGACACGAAGGGCCGGCCGGACTCCGGCCGGAAGTACCAATGGTGGTAGACCGTCGTTCGGAGCGCGACCGGGGCAAAGACGGCGGTGAAACAATACAACGGTTCGTCCGCCGCGATGGTCGAGGCGGAGTGTTTCCAAGGTTCGTACCATTGTCGCTCGAACGACAGTTCGAAGTGGTCCCCGGCTCGTTTGACTTCGTGGTACATCCCGCCGAACTTCAGCGACAGCGGTACCGGCGGGATCCAGTTGAGAATGTAGAACCCCACCAGCAAGGCAATGACCGCCATGGCCGGCGCCGTCGTCAAGGTCGCTTCACGCCGGGTTCGGTCCTCGTTGCCGCGGTAGATCAGTTCCACGACCCGCAAAGTCACCAGCACACTCAGCACCGCGCCCGCCAGAAACATCGCCTGGTTCATCCAACCGGTCATGACCGGCAGAAAGAAGGTGAAGAAGGCGAAACAGACCAAGGCATAGAGCCCCACCAGGAGCTGTAGATTGGAGAGACGATCGCGCAAGAACTCATTGCCGACCAGCAGCCCCACCAACAGCACGAAGAACACGGCCGAGCCGGTCCAGGTCGCACTTTTCCAATAGAAGATCGTATAGGCGCTGAAGAGGCTCCCGAATAGAAACTGGATGGCCATCGGCGCATAGGGTCCGGCCTGCAGGGCCCACCGAATGGCCTTGGGGGTTTCCGGCGGCAAGTCCTCCGGCGCCATCCGGCTCGTCCCCAGGCGGCCGGTCAGGACGATCAGAAAACCCAGGAGCAGCAAATAGAGCAGGAGCAGCAGATTGCCTTGCAGGCGATCAATCCGGCTGAGGGTGAGGGTGTCATAGGTCACCCCCGAGAGGAAAAAGAGCGGCGGCAAGTAGGGTTTGCCCAAGACCGCCTGCACCCGTTGCATCGACACCATGGAGGCTAGAGTTCAAGATCGCCTCGTGATTGTCAAACGAAGAGTCGATTACACGAAGGGAGGTAACGGGGCGTACTTCACCGACATGCCGATCACGCGCTCCAGCCAGGGGGCCATGGCCTCCTCCTTGAGCGGCGCGCGATTCAACCGGGCTTCGATCTGAAACCCGCCGACAGTCCCGACCAGGCCGATGATGGCCGAGGCCTCTTCCGCTTCCGGCAGCAGCTCCTGCGTCTGAAACTCGCAGAGGGTGCTGTACAGCCGCCCTTGCGGCTCGATGATACGCAGCACCTCCGGCAGTTCGCTCAAACGGCAATGGACGGAGCAGCGGTAGACCGAGCGCGCCCCGGTCTGGACGGCGGCGAATTGTTCCAATGCAGATTCGGAAAATCCCGTCAGATAGGCCCGCACCGACGCGGCTTGCGGGACAAAGGTGGCGGCCAGTCGGCTTGCCGGCACCAGAAACTCAAAGGCATCCGAGGAATTGTATTCGAACTGACAGGGGCCGAAGGCATCCGGCCAGGAACAGAAAAAAGGCGTAACAGGGTCCGCCGGCGTCAACACCAGCCCGCCCTTCTCCACGGAGGTTTCGACCGGCAAGTCCAGAGTCGTGATGGCGTCGAGGAAGATGGCCCGCCGCTCATCGACCCAGTCGTTGCGTCTGGCCTCTTCCCGCGTTTCTCCCGGCGTCACCACGTCGAGGGTCTGGAGCCGGACGCGGATGAACGCGTGGCTGTGCCGGAAGCCAAGCCACAGCATATTGACGGGGTGATGAAACCGGAGGGGGCCTCTGGTTCGCCAGGGATGGCTGATGGAGCAGTAGGTGCCGACGCTCTGATGTTGTTGATAGACCGTATGGTACCCGCCTGCCAGGAGGAAAAAATCTCCCTGCCACCCCTCGCGTGCATGGATCAGCGTGACGTCTTCAGTCGCCCACTGATCGAGCCGGTCGAACTCCGCCGGGGAGTCGACCGCCCAATCCTCTACGTAACAGATCACGTCTTTGACAGGCTGCGCCGATTTGAGCCCCAAGGCGGCCAACCGTTCCCCGACCGCCAGCGCATCACGGAAGGTCAGACGTCCCGCTGTTTCCCACCGCCGCTCACGCATGACGCTGCTCCCAAGACGCTCTGCAGCTCTGGTCGGCGGCCTGGCTCACTTGATGGACTTCAACACGCGGCCCTCGATCTTCGTGTCGCTGATGAAGCGGTCGATCGCATCCTGCATCAGCCCGGACATCATGCTTTCGATATCCTCGCTGGTGAACCAAAAGACGGGCTTCGATTCTTGCCCCTGCGTGTTGCGCTGCGTCGTGCTCTCGTCCGTCAGGTTCTTCACCTTGAAGGCCAGTCGGCTTTCGCCGGTCAACTTGGTGTTGAACACTCGGCTCTTGGCGGTCGCAAAAAAGTCGCGGATTTCCCCGCTGATCACGATGTCGGCCCCGGCGACCGCCACGCCCGACTGCACGACTCGCGCATCCCAGCCGCGACGATTCCAGGCGCGCTGCCGCAGCGTTTCCGCCAAGGCTTCCGCAATCGTCACCCCCGGCGACCCGCCGGGCACGTTGAAATAGGTCACCCCGCCGCCCAGATGCGACCGCTGGCCGATCTTCGATTTGTCCGCGCGCAGATCCTCGAACGGTTCGATGACGATCTTCACCGGCTCCGGCTGCCCACCCTGCGCCATCAGCTGTTGCGACTGCAGATTGACCGACACCATCTCACCGGTACCGGCGCAGCCCCACAGCAGGGCCAGGCCCACCGCGACACAGACCTGACTCAGAATTCGACATCCCTGTGCAATCACACGCTCCTCCCTATCGGTAAGTGGGTCCTCGACAAGACGGGCCCCAGTCTACCCAATCTGCGAGCCGGATGACAAACGGGAATGGCCCGGCGAAGTACCGGCCTGGCCTGGAGGAAACGGTTAGGGCGTGAGCAACGGAAACAGGCGGCGAAAGGTGTCCCGTCCAAGGTCGGGCAAGCCCCCTGCTTGCACGGCGGGCGCATCCAGTGGAACGAATCGCGCGATCTTGAACCAGGCCCGCCCCGAGAGCACCGCCGCTACTTGGGCTTTCCGATCGTGGGTGATGGGCAGCGTGTACCCTTCGCCTCGCTTCCATTCCCAAAGGGTCGGGGCAAGCGAGAGTTCTAAATCATGACCGGCCAGTCGATGGAAGCGGTCGACCAGGTTCTTCCGATACTGTTTGACCAGCCCGCCCTCCACGATCAACGCGAAGACCAGATGGTGCCCCCACCAGCAGAGGGAACGGAAGGTCAACTTCTCGTCGCCGCGAAAATGTTTGGGGTAGTCGAGGTATTGGTACGGGCAATGCTCCAGATGTTCCCCTTTGACCATCTGTGCCTTGGTAGGATCGAACTCAGCGGGAAGCAGCAACCTGACCTGGGCCAACTCCGACTGGAGGCCCTGATGCAACCGGACGAGTTGCTCGCGCACCTTCACCACAATCCGCTCCTTCGCCCGGAACAGGTCGCGATCGGTCAACAGCTTCACTTCGTCGGGAGCAAACAGGGGCGTCTCGGCAAGTGGGTCCACGTGGTTAGGATTTCTGATGGGATTCGAAGGCGGACACCCGGAGGTCGAAGAGACGGCGGCATTCGGCGCAACGCAGACCCGCGCTGTCGCGAATCACGTCCAACTCCCGGATCGTGACCGCCAAGGCATGGGCCTGCAGGCAAGCCACGAGCCGGTCTTTCGGGGTCGTGACGGCCGCCGCCGGGATCAGGTCCCCGTCAAGCGGCACTGCGGCCACGCGCGCGATGACCTCGTCGAGCGAGAGGGAATGCACCATCCGGCAGGAGGTGCAGGCGACGAGCAGCCGCCCTTCGTCATCGATACGTTTCAGAGAGAGGCACAGGGGATGGACGGCAAAACATTGCTGGACGAAGGCCCCACTGTAGAACCGTTGCCCCATAGGCGCACCAGATTACAGCTTGGCCAGCGCCAACATCAGGAGCGCGCCGACCGCATAGGGAATTGCGCAGGAATACAACACGGCCGCCAACGCCCGATCCGGCGAAGTCGCCCGCACCGTCTGGTCCTTGTAGATGAACTCAAATCCCAGGATGAGCAGGGTCAAGGTCAGCACGAACACGCGGCTGGTCCTGGGCCAGCTGTAATGGCCGCTCACGATAAAATTCGCCGTGAAGAAGCCGCTGGAGAGGAACAGGAGCGGCGCCAGCACATACCGCAACGCGTGAGACAGGAAGACATGCCAGGAGGGCCTGGCCGACCGTTGTTGCGGATCGACGAGCGTCATGACCCGACGGCAGCGGGTTGGTTCGAAGAGGAAAGCGTCCGTTGTTTGGCCTGCTCCTCGACCGTCCGGCAGGTCTTGCAGATGCGGGGACGCGCCTTGAGGAAGCTGACCTTGCCGCTCGCGAGACAACTGTAATGCACGAACTCATCGCAGACCGTGCAACGCGACCAGCCGCCGCGCAACATCGTCTTATCGCGGTAGAGGCCCTGCTGACAGACCTTGCAGAGGCGGGGTTCGATCCCCAGCAGCATGGGCTCCCATTCACCCGCAGCTTTCCGAATACTCATAGCGCGTGAGTATAACGAAGGGGTCGAAGGAAAAACAAGGAGTCCCCGGGCTCACTGAATCTTTCGGGAGACCCAGTAACCTGGTTTACGCCTCAAATGCATGACCGCAGCCACATAAATAGTCTGCCCTTCTAAGGCATAGATCACTCCATAAGGGAAACTGCTGAACGAGGTACCGTCGGAATCTTCCCGTGAGGGTGCGCGAAAGGGTCGGATGTTGCGGATATTGGTTAAAAGCGGCCTCAACAGCAACGAGAAATTCTTCGCCGAGACCTTCGCGGCAATCCTCATAAAAGAGGGCGGCTTGACTTAAGGAACGTCTGATTAATTCGCGTTTCCACGAAGCAATCTGTTTCTCGGTGGATCAAGACGGGCCATCAGCTGGGAACCCGCTGGTCCGAGAGCGCCTTTCTCGGATTCCTCCGCCGTCAGGCGGCCCGCGCCCCGTTCGCACCCCCGTCCGCTAGGCTGCCGCCAGCAAGTGCCGGCGTGCTACATACAGATTCGCCAAGCCGCAACTGATAGACAACCAGTGCGCATTCTTCGCGAGCCCCCGGTACCGCACTTTGGCCCACCCGAAGATCCGCTTGATCACCAAGAACACATGCTCGACTTTGGCACGAACCTTCGACTTCGTCCGATTGCGGGCCCGCTCCGTCTCGCTCAAGGGCCGATGGCGATGGGCTTTCGTCTGGACGAAGCTCTTGGCATGGGGAGCATGGTGCTGAATCATGTCGCGTTGCCCGCTATAGGCGGCATCGCCCCATACTCGTGTCTCCTGTCCATGCAGCAACTCCGGCAACACCTGGCTGTCATGGACATTCGCCGCCGTGGCCGCCACTGAGTGAACCAGCTTCGTCCGGCTGTCCACTCCAATATGCGCCTTCATGCCGAAATACCACTGGTTCCCCTTCTTGGTCTGATGCATCTCCGGATCTCGCTCTTTCTGGCGATTCTTCGTCGAACTGGGCGCATTGATGATCGTGGCATCCACGATCGTGCCCCGGCTGACCTTCAGCCCGTGGGCAGCCAGATACGCGCCGATCCGCGCAAAGAGCTGTGCGCCCAAGTGGTGGGCTTCCAGCAGATGCCGAAACTTACAGATGGTGGTTTCATCCGGTACGGGCTCGCGGCCCAGATCAATCCCCACGAACTGCCGCATGGCGTGTGAGTCGTACAGCGCTTCCTCCACCGCCGGGTCCGACAGGTTAAACCACTGTTGCAGACAATGGAGGCGCAACATGCGTTCGACACCCACGGGCGGACGCCCTGGGCCCTCGGCCTTGGGGTAGACCGGCTCGATCGCCGCTACCAATTCCGCCCATGGAACAACCTGGTTCATCTCGTTGAGAAACTGCTCCCGGCGGGTGGGCTTGCGATACTGTTCAAACGAGACTTCGGCAAACGTCTGTTGCTGCATGGGGCACGCCTCCAGTTCAGTGCTGCGCTACCCTTAGCACATCATGCAAAGAGAATAAATCAGACCTTCCTTAATTCGGCTTTCGCTGCCGGATCAAGAAGCAACCTCAACGACGGAGATCCTTCCGGATGTCGCGTAATGCCTTGACGGCTGAAACCGGCTTCGTGAGCTTCCGCTTCCAGGCAGAAAGTCGTCGTTCTGCCTCGGCGCCCCACGCTTCATCCACCGAAGTCAAACGTTCGCTGTTCATCTCAGCGATAAGTCGCTCGACCAACCGTTCACGCTCCGTCGGCGAGAGCTTCCAAGCTTGTTTTTCTATCGCTAGTGTTGTGTCTCACAAATAGATTGACAATATGATCGCAGTGGCGTACATGGTCGAACATGTGGGACTCCGCTCCAAGATTGACCATAAGCCTGGAGCAAGCCGGCACGTTGCGGAGGTGGGTTCGAGCCCACCACACTCCGCAGCACGTCGTGATGCGGTGTCGCATCATTCTGATGGCGGCCGAAGGCCTGTCCAACAACCAGATCGCCAAGCACTTGGGAGTGAGTCGGCCCACCGTCATTCTGTGGCGTGAACGCTTCGCACAAGCCGGCCCACCAGGATTGACGGAAGTGCGCAAGGGCCGCGGACGCCGGCCCTCGATTTCGCCGAAGAAGGTGCAGCAGATTGTCGAAGCGACGCTGCACACCAAACCGAAAGGGGCGACTCATTGGAGTTGCCGCACCATGGCCCAGCAGCACGGCGTCAGCGCCGCCACGGTCCAGCGCATCTGGGAGGCACACGGACTGCAACCTCATCGAGTCCGGCGCTTTAAGCTGTCGCGTGATCCGCAGTTTCTCCAAAAGCTGACGGACGTGGTGGGCTTGTATATGAATCCGCCGGATAAGGCCTTGGTCGTCTGCGTGGATGAGAAGAGTCAAATCCAGGCACTGGACCGAAGCCAGCCGGGCTTGCCCATGAAGCCAGGGCGGTGCGGCACGATGACGCATGACTACAAGCGGCATGGAACAACCCCGTTGTTTGCCGCGCTGAATGTCCTGGAAGGCACGGTCGTGGCCGATTGTATGCCACGTCATCGCCACCAAGAGTTCGTGAGATTTCTCCGGAAGCTGGATCGAGAATTCCCCCCGTCCCAGGACCTGCACCTCATCCTGGACAACTATGGCACCCATAAACATCCCACCGTCCAGCAATGGTTGGCCAACCGGCGGCGCTTCCACCTGCACTTCATTCCGACCAGTTCATCGTGGTTGAACCTGATCGAACGGTGGTTCGCCAACCTCACCGACAAGCAGATCCGTCGGGGCACCTTTCACCGCGTCCCCGCACTGATTCAGGCCATCAAAGAATTCGTGGCGGTCCATAACAAAACCCCACGGCCCTTTGTCTGGACAGCCTCGGTAGAATCCATCATGGATAAAATCAATCGTTGTAAGTCCATTTATGAGACACAACACTAGGGCAGCTGCGACCGGAACATACGGCACGGCTTCACCAAAGCGACGCGTGACCTCCCGGAAGGCGGCATCCAGCTTCTTGGTCTGGGCGGCCAGACGAAAGAAATCCCGCAGCGAATCCAACACCCGCTCCTGATAGTCTGTGAGCGTGATCACGCCTCGCCTTTCGAATAGAAGCCAATTCGGCGTTTGGGAGCATCCGGAGGCGGCTGCAACAGCGGTAGCAGCTTCTCGTATACATCCAGCAAGGCCGAGCCGTGCTCGAGCAACGTCCGGTCAATTTCGGCCAAACGTTTCAGAATGGCGTGATTCGCGGCAACATGCTCGCGCAGGCGGACAAAAGCCCGCACCACAAAGACACTCATCTGGACCGCCCGCTCGCTGCGGAGAATGTTCGCAGCCATCCCGGCACCGTGTTCGGTAAAAGCCCAGGGGCGATAGGTCGCACCTCGATGACGGCTGGAACTGGTCACAAATTGTGACCAGTTCAGAGCGTTGCTCTTTTGGGGTGAACTCATCGAAATTTGCGATGAGTTGCCCGTACCAGTTGAAGCGTCAATGCCTTCTACCTGTGAAGCCACAATATGTGACTTCACATCGGCAAATTCCTTGTCGGTCAATCAGGAAATCAATCGACAGCCTCTCAAGTATCTTTAGCCATGCTTCTTCCAAGCTTGCTGGTCCCCTTCCCCTCAAAGGCTGACCTCCGGCGATCCTCAACTGCGCGCGTCGAACGAGGGCATTCCGAGGCCGCGCGTTCCGCGAGCAAGAGGATGCGGGAGGTCAGCCCTCTTCCCTTCTTCGTTTGACACTCCCTGAACCCCTTTGCTACTCTCACGCGCACATGAAGACCCACGGCTTCCCAGTCGCCTCCGCATGAGCCCCACGAGCCAACTCTCTCCCACAGGCATGGACATCCGCGAATACCTCGAACGCAAGCGCGAGGAGGTCGACCGCTATCTGCAATCGGTGATTCCGAGCGCGGAGACGATGCCGACCACCCTGCACGAGAGCATGCGCTATAGCCTCTTCGCAGGCGGGAAGCGGGTACGGCCCATTCTGGCCATCGCCGCCGCTGAAGCGGTCGGCACGGCAGGCCAAGCCGTCTTGCCGGTGGCGTCTTCTCTGGAATTGATCCATACCTATTCACTGATTCACGACGACCTCCCGGCGATGGACAACGACGACTTTCGCCGCGGGAAGCCGACCAACCACAAGGTGTACGGCGAGGCCATGGCCATTTTGGCGGGAGATGCGCTCCTGACCATGGCGTTCGAGCTGTGCGCGCGAGCCCACGGGGAATCTGGCCTCGACGCGGCCCGGCAAGTCCGGCTGATCCAGGAACTGGCGGTCGGGTCCGGCAACGTCGGCATGGTCGGCGGACAGGTCCTCGACATCCAGGCGGAGAACAAGGACATCGACCTCGCCACGCTGCAAACGATCCACAAACACAAGACCGGCATGCTGATTCGCGCCGCCGTCCGCATGGGTGCCATCACTGCCGGCGCAACGTCGAGTCAGCTCGACGACCTCACGGTCTACGCCGAAAACATCGGCTTGGCCTTCCAGATCGCCGACGACGTGTTGAACGTAACCGGCACCCGCGAGGAATTGGGCAAGAACCCGAATACCGACGCGCAGCGGGGCAAGAAAACCTACCCGACCTTCTACGGCGTCGACGGCGCCAAACAATTGGCCGAAGACTGTGTCACTCGGGCCAACGATCGCCTGGCCTCGTTCGGAGCCAAGGCCGACCCGCTCCGCGAACTGGCGCGCTACATCACCTGGCGGAAAAACTAACCGTCCTTCGTGAACGGCCCCGTGACTCCACTCGCTCACCGTCCCCATCGCTTGCCTCGCAGGCGCATGATGCGGCATCCTGCCCCCATGAAGGACTGCTTCCAGTGAAAGCCCTCGTCACCGGCGCAACCGGATTCGTCGGCGGAGCCGTGGCCCGCGCCTTGGTCAAGGCCGGAGTCGAGGTGCGCGTCCTCACCCGCAAGGGGGCCGACCTCCGCAACCTGGCCGGTCTGACGGTCGAGCAGGTCCATGGCGACTTGCGTGATCGCGCATCGCTCCGTACGGCCTTGGCCGGCTGCCGACATCTGTACCACGTGGCGGCGCATTACGCCCTCTGGGCGAAGGACCCGTCCATCTTCTACGATATCAACGTGACCGGCACGAAGACCCTGCTGGAAACGGCCCGCGAGGTCGGCATCGAGCGCACGGTCTACTGCAGCACCATCGGGGCCATCGGCTTGCCGCCGGAGGGAGGGCCGGGTACGGAGGAGACGCCGGTCTCGTTGGAGCAAATGGCCGGCCATTACAAACGGTCGAAGTATCTGGCCGAGCAGGAAGTGCTCAAACTCGCGCGGGAAGGCTTGCCGGTCGTCATCGTCAATCCCAGCGCACCGGTCGGCGAGGCCGACGTGAAACCGACTCCCACCGGCCAGATCATCGTGGATTTCATGCTGGGCCGGATGCCCGCCTACATCGAAACCGGCATGAATCTCATCGACGTGGACGACGTGGCCCAGGGGCATCTGCTCGCGATGGAGCGGGGCCGCCAGGGGGAGCGGTACATCCTGGGAAACCGGAATCTGTTGCTGAACGAAGTGTTCCACATCCTCAGCCGCCTCACGGGGGTGAAGGCGCCCACTATCAAGCTGCCGCGCGCGGCCATCTTGCCCTTGGCCTATGCCAACCAGTGGTTCGCCAATGTCACCGGCGTCCCGCCGCGCATCCCGCTCGAAGGCGTGAAGATGGCCAAGTACAAGATGCATTACGACTGCAGCAAGGCGATCCGAGAACTGGGCCTGCCACAGACACCGGTGGACGTGGCGCTGGAAAAGGCCGTGCAGTGGTTTCGGCGTCACGGCTACGTCTAATCGAATGCTCAACTCGCCCGATGGAATTCGCCCTCCTCTTCTTTAAGACCATCGCCTTCCGCCCCTACGTGTTCGCCTTCCTGGCCGCATTTCTGGTTGCCGCCGTCGCGCTGATCGGCTGGCCCCGCACCTGGCGCTTCTGGCTCATCAGCTGGGCCACGGCCTTCGTCTGCGAATATTCGTCCACCCGCACGGGTATCCCCTTCGGTTGGTACCATTACAACGGTTCCACCGTCGGGCAGGAGCTGTACTTCTCGAATATCCCCTTCATGGACTCGATCTCGTTTTCCTTCCTCCTCTACGCCAGCTATTGCCTGGCGCTTCTGCTGCTCTTGCCGATCCGGTCGGATAGTCGGGGTGCGCGATGGCGACTTCCCGACATGCAGTTCGACCTTTCCCTGCGCACATCCTGGTCGGTTTTTGCGCTGGCCGTGCTCCTGTTCGCCTTCATCGATATGGTGATCGATCCGGTCGCGCTAAGGGGGGACCGCTGGTTCCTGGGCAAGATCTATTATTATCCCGACCCGGGCGTGCATTACGGCGTCCCCATGGCCAACTATGTCGGCTGGGCCGTCGTCGGTGCGATGTCCCTCTGGGCCTATTTCCCGCTCGACCGCCGACTCGACGCATCGCTTCCCCCCCATACTCCTTCGACGACCCACCGCCTGCTCCTGGGTGTCGGACTCTACTACGGCGTGCTGGCCTTCAATTTGGCCGTCACCTTCTGGATCGGTGAAGCGTTGCAGGGCACCACCGGGCTCCTGATGTACGTGCCCGTCACTGCGCTCCTGCTCCTGCGCCTGTTCATGCCTGCGACACACTCTGTCTAAACGCACCCCGAGCCCGCCGCTACGCGGCGCTGCGATTGGCATTCATTCGGCCAAGACGGTATAGTGTGGAAAGGCGTGACGCCCGGGGTGGAAGGTTCGTCTCTGATGAAGAAACTGTGCGGACTATTGATGATTGGATTCTTCGCCATGCTGGGAATCTTCGGATGGTTCGGCTACCAATCCTACTCGACCGGTTTCAGCGCCAAGGCGGAACCGAATGAGCTGGAAGTGCTGATCGCCAGACAACTCCGCCATCTGGCCATTCCCTACGAGAATCGGCAGTTGCGAAACCCGTTGCCCGTCACGCAGGAGCTGATGAAAGAAGCGCGCGCCCACTTCGCGGACCACTGCGCCAGTTGCCACGCCAACAACGGCAGCGGGGAGACCGTGATCGGCAAGAACGTCTATCCGAAAGCGC
It contains:
- a CDS encoding carotenoid biosynthesis protein, coding for MEFALLFFKTIAFRPYVFAFLAAFLVAAVALIGWPRTWRFWLISWATAFVCEYSSTRTGIPFGWYHYNGSTVGQELYFSNIPFMDSISFSFLLYASYCLALLLLLPIRSDSRGARWRLPDMQFDLSLRTSWSVFALAVLLFAFIDMVIDPVALRGDRWFLGKIYYYPDPGVHYGVPMANYVGWAVVGAMSLWAYFPLDRRLDASLPPHTPSTTHRLLLGVGLYYGVLAFNLAVTFWIGEALQGTTGLLMYVPVTALLLLRLFMPATHSV
- a CDS encoding c-type cytochrome; protein product: MKKLCGLLMIGFFAMLGIFGWFGYQSYSTGFSAKAEPNELEVLIARQLRHLAIPYENRQLRNPLPVTQELMKEARAHFADHCASCHANNGSGETVIGKNVYPKAPDLRLPDTQTMSDGELFFIIQNGIRFTAMPGWGTGDPTKDSGSWQLVHFIRHLPSLTEEELEEMRSLNPKTKKELEEEALIDQFLGGDDSAAQKATDSHHH